Within Porites lutea chromosome 2, jaPorLute2.1, whole genome shotgun sequence, the genomic segment AGCTTTCCTTTTGTTCGCAGATCTTGACCGAGTCAACATACGGCTTGCTACCTCCGCCTGGGATGGAGGATTAACTGGAGTTTCCCTCACCTTAAACGCTCTTGGGGTTGTTCTCGGTCGCACACTTCTGGCGCTTTTACTAACGCTTGTTGTGGTCAATACTCCACGGATAATTTCTCGAGGGGTACCTTCGTTGACGTCCATTTTGCATTAAACACAAATGCCTTAGATCTTAAAATAGTTCATATATGAGCAAGAAAGTTTGCTTTTATCTCAAACAATGAAAACTTAACGGTTGTAGACAGTTACATTGCCGTAAAACCACTTAAAATGGTTTGAAAACGTATTTTTTGCACCCGCCATGTTTGTAGTTCGCGCCGATGTCTAAGATTCGCGTGGACTCACGGGATATCAACTAATGGCATGGTTACTAAGCCTCATGCAAAGTCATTctctgttcacaacttttactTCTTCTCGGCTCTTTTTCTTCCGCTCATAAAAAGAATCTTAAAAACCAAACAGACATGTCGGGAGGTTCGTATGATAGAGCAATAACCATATTTTCACCTGATGGGCATCTTTTTCAAGTAGAGTACGCCCAAGAGGCGGTGAAGAAAGGTTCAACCGCGGTAAGCTTattttttgaaatcttttcgtctttttttatTGACTCTCGCATTTGATGTCCACATTTTAAAtgatttcattaaaaaatcattGACAAACCCTTGTCTTAAAGGTTGGAGTCCGCGGCAAAAATATTGTCGTCCTTGGAGTGGAGAGAAAGGCGGTCGCTAAACTCCAAGAACCACGCACTGTTAGAAAAATTTGCACTCTGGATGACCACGTTGTCATGGCTTTTGCAGGTAATAAAAGTTAGGAtttgttaagaaaaaaatgagttAAAGAACTCTCAGTTAATAGTTCCTTGTTAATTTGTGTTGTAGGTTTGACAGCGGACGCTAGAATTTTAGTGAATAGAGCCCGTGTAGAATGTCAAAGCCACAAACTTACCGTTGAAGATCCTGTTACTCTAGAGTACATTACAAGATATATTGCGACCTTAAAACAGGTAAAtaagtttatgttttgtttAGGTTTCTACCTATTCAAAGGTCTGTTTTTTGGAGAATTTAAGAACACTCGCGGTCTAGTCACGTGGTAGAGCTATTAATATACGAAAAATTCAACCTCTGAAGTCGTCAATCCCATATGGTCTAGTGGTTAGGATCCGGCGCTCTCACCGccgtggcccgggttcgattcccggtgtGGGAAggacaatatttatttttatttttatttttttctacttcatttttttccccttaatttttttggttactgATTTTGATGTTAAAACCATACTGttttttgaagggaaaaaaaatctaGGTTGATTTGTGGAAGGAACCATAAATACATATGATACCTTTTTTGTATAGTAAACATGACATATTGGTATTAATGtgtcggtcaaatcgaagcttcaacatgcccccccgggcatacccctggcatttgacacctttgccgtccccgggaggagggaatttgattatcagagtcttccagggggtggggaatttgatccccatgctttaggggtgggggaTTTGAACTGCACCCCCGATTTCATGAAAAATCTTTGGTgtggcgagctatcatgggggacgcggtgttagaggattttcgtggacaagattgtgcctttgtggtcAGTTGGTAACGAgaaaagggcttaaacaagctttgtgctgtatttgaagtatttgaattttaaaatttttaatattggattcaggctttgaatgtatgaatgcattttattgttgtgttgacaatgaaatacaatacctataccaacgattcaatacaacaacataaaatgaaataaaaagctcaggtcaactactttgacctactgcaagtatgttaattaataaggtgagcgatgatgcatgtcactgaaatggtcatgatgtagtaatctcaataggtgggattttttttatagaacgctttgtatgttgcatgacgaaaaaaagctgagcattcagttaccttgtagcagcgatttccgccgctttgcacgagacttttgttcgtagtaaatacacTAACAGTGTtcctcagtttttgttatatttataaagattttgttccacaactgaaggcgtttccacCGTCTTTCTGTCATTtatgtgcctgtgaaatgtcccgggggtgggggcatttgatcacctgaatggaccctagtgtggggcatttgagcggcattttggcccgggtagggggaaatttgaacaataattttccaaaaagtcaaatgcctggggggttgcccggggggggcatgttgaagcttcggtttgaccgatacataaccCTTTACCGTCAAAGTGCTTATTAGCAAACTCAGTTTCCAGACAATGGtgtcacttaaaaattgcattttttaataaggatttgtttttactttcttttttttctaaagctgTTGTAATGTTATAGTTGGCGTATGGACCCCTTCACAGCCTAGCCCTGCTATTGCTattcttttttctacttttgtGTGTTACTGAATACATTTACGAACTAGAGattacaatatttttattttattgtaagtATATTGCTGAAAGCAGATTTTGGGCTCTAAAACAtcacaaaaacaataaactgaCATACCTGTAAATTTGGATCAATGAATGGTTGTGGGATAAAGAACTACAATCATGATATCTTTTTGATTTGGTTCTTAATTGGCCTATTACAGTCacatgaaaataatttgaaactctTTGTGTGTGCCACAATGTGCAAATCTTAGTGCAATTCAAAGGACACAGTAAGAGTTTTATgatttgaaatttaaataacaatgcaaAAATATGCATGAATTTAATCATTGATAAACAACATACATTTTTGTGCTCAGGGATCCCAAAAAATTACAGGCAACCCAAAGATTAGTGTCCTACTCACTTTGGGGCTTGTGGCAATAAAATAATTACTaattaataatttgttaattattatttttaacatgTAACAAGTTGcttaaatcattttttaaaagcGCTACACCCAAAGCAATGGTCGCCGTCCATTTGGCATTTCTACACTTATTGTTGGGTTTGACTATGATGGTACTCCACGCCTTTACCAGACAGATCCATCTGGAACATATCATGCTTGGAAGGTGACTATCTCCTTGACTATTTTAAGACAGCTTGGTACTCTGCACCATTttcattaataattattattattattattatacattataCTCACTATCTCTCCTCTCATTGGCTAAGATCCTACAGTTAGTTTTGGAAATTAGCACAACCTATTTAGTTATCTGCCCGCTGATTAGTGACTAAACTGTAGGTTGGGaccgcaatgcatgatttccaagagcaatctCAAACTGTGTTCCATGTGATGCTGTGTTTATCcgtattttcttcaaaacaatgtacaataaaaaaatattattagatACAtgttttgtgatatccagaataatcaatcCATGGTTGGATTTAGGGGTGGGCCAAGGCATTTGTGGCAATCTTAtctcagtcactgtcaacaacaacagtcctattcaggactatgttcacccaaacgatcaaactcaacctatctctgaaatcttgaaaaaaaaattttttgagtaaaatattaaaatgcaGTTAAATGTCAGTTAAGTGACCTCCTATTTAGATAGATAGAGATATATGGTTTATTAAGGGGTCTCACTCTATTAAGTGGCCAGTTTAAagtccaaaaataataattgtaaaaaagatTGGTAAATGTAACTTCTAGTAAATG encodes:
- the LOC140927887 gene encoding proteasome subunit alpha type-7-B-like — protein: MSGGSYDRAITIFSPDGHLFQVEYAQEAVKKGSTAVGVRGKNIVVLGVERKAVAKLQEPRTVRKICTLDDHVVMAFAGLTADARILVNRARVECQSHKLTVEDPVTLEYITRYIATLKQRYTQSNGRRPFGISTLIVGFDYDGTPRLYQTDPSGTYHAWKANAIGRSAKTVREFLEKHYTDEVADSDDETIKLAIKALLEVVQSGGKNIELAVMRKGETLKILQPEEVDKFVEVIEKEKEAEAEKKKKEKASGSAK